A single window of Eucalyptus grandis isolate ANBG69807.140 chromosome 1, ASM1654582v1, whole genome shotgun sequence DNA harbors:
- the LOC104442756 gene encoding general negative regulator of transcription subunit 3 isoform X1 — translation MGASRKLQGEIDRVLKKVQEGVDVFDSIWNKVYDTDNANQKEKFEAELKKEIKKLQRYRDQIKTWIQSSEIKDKKVSASYEQALVDARKLIEREMERFKICEKETKTKAFSKEGLGQQPKTDPREKAKSETRDWLNTVVGELETQIDIFEAEVEGLSVKKGKTKPARLTHLETSITRHKAHILKLELILRLLDNDELSPDQVNDVKEFLDDYVERNQDDFDEFSDVEELYSTLPLDKVESLEELVTIGPPGLIKATPLGLKTSLTATASQPTVGTTTTASHQQVTPAQEQVEELSSLDGSSDVPTKMPPAKINVVVSPSAAPAGQAIPVASNIPSHSVTGASTTTAGVPSVRGTSEIAGASSSTAGLASPIKEEENGNHPARRSSPALADAGLVRGIGKGPLSSQTLSNLPLSSNSVSSNAALGAVPSASDMAKRNILGADDRLGSSGLVQPPVSPFGNRQVLPQSMKANDGSALVDPASGVDNTAIASRVFSPPVVSNMPWRPGSSFPQNEAVQLRGRTEIAPDQREKFLQRLQQVQQQGHSNILGMPPLAGGNHKQFSPQQQNPLLPQFNAPTASVAPQGGLGLGLQTPGVNGAVAATIQQPSPIQQSSPQGTGLAKLEEQQQQQNMPDDSTAEPASVTGIGKSTNDDDLKSPRPLDASAGAAASFTEPSQVPRDTDLSPGQPLLSAQPSASLGVIGRKSVSDLGAIGDYLSGSTVSTNSGGMQDQLYNLQMLEAAYHRLPQPKDSERLRSYVPRHPTMTPPSFPQVQAPLVNNPLFWERLGPDTLFFAFYYQQNTYQQYLAAKELKKQSWRYHKKYNTWFQRHEEPQIATDEFEQGTYVYFDFHVSNDDLKHGWCQRIKTEFRFEYNYLEDELMS, via the exons ATGGGAGCCAGCCGGAAACTTCAGGGAGAGATCGACAGAGTGCTGAAGAAGGTCCAGGAGGGCGTCGACGTCTTCGACAGCATCTGGAACAAG GTTTACGACACGGACAATGCGAACCAGAAGGAGAAGTTCGAGGCGGAACTGAAGAAGGAGATTAAGAAGCTGCAGAGGTACAGGGACCAGATCAAGACGTGGATACAGTCCAGCGAAATCAAGGACAAGAAG GTTAGTGCCTCTTATGAGCAGGCTCTGGTGGATGCACGCAAGCTTATTGAGCGCGAAATGGAGAGATTTAAGATCTGCGAAAAGGAGACTAAAACAAAAGCATTCTCTAAGGAAGGGCTGGGTCAACAACCAAAAACT GATCCAAGAGAGAAGGCTAAATCAGAAACTAGGGACTGGTTGAACACAGTG GTTGGGGAATTGGAAACCCAGATTGATATCTTTGAAGCTGAGGTTGAGGGGCTATCtgttaagaaaggaaaaacaaaacctGCCAGATTG ACACATTTAGAGACATCTATTACTCGGCACAAGGCTCATATATTAAAGTTGGAACTGATTTTGAGACTTTTGGATAATGATGAATTGAGTCCTGACCAGGTCAATGATGTTAAGGAGTTCTTGGATGATTATGTTGAACGTAATCAG GACGATTTTGACGAATTCAGTGATGTTGAGGAACTCTATAGCACATTACCATTAGATAAGGTTGAATCTCTTGAAGAATTGGTAACCATTGGTCCTCCTGGTCTCATCAAG GCAACACCTCTAGGCTTAAAGACTTCTCTGACTGCAACAGCATCTCAACCAACAGTAGGG ACCACTACCACGGCCAGTCACCAACAAGTTACACCAGCCCAGGAACAAGTTGAGGAGTTGAGCTCTCTTGATGGCAGTTCTGATGTTCCCACAAAAATGCCACCTGCGAAAATTAATGTAGTGGTCTCTCCATCAGCAGCACCTGCTGGTCAGGCCATACCTGTTGCATCCAATATTCCTTCTCATAGCGTGACGGGAGCATCAACTACGACGGCAGGTGTACCTTCTGTTCGAGGTACTTCCGAAATTGCAGGTGCTTCTAGTTCAACTGCAGGCCTTGCTAGTCCAAttaaagaagaggaaaatgggAACCATCCTGCCCGTAGATCATCTCCGGCTTTAGCTGATGCTGGACTTGTTAGAGGAATAGGAAAGGGTCCTCTATCCAGCCAAACATTATCCAATCTTCCCCTATCAAGTAATTCTGTATCTAGCAATGCAGCCCTTGGTGCAGTTCCTTCTGCTTCTGACATGGCAAAGAGGAATATTTTAGGAGCTGATGATAGACTCGGTAGCAGTGGCTTGGTGCAGCCTCCAGTATCCCCGTTTGGTAACAGACAGGTTTTGCCACAAAGCATGAAGGCTAACGACGGAAGCGCCTTAGTTGATCCTGCTAGTGGTGTTGACAACACAGCAATAGCCAGCCGAGTATTTTCGCCTCCTGTAGTGTCCAATATGCCGTGGAGGCCTGGAAGTTCCTTTCCTCAGAATGAAGCG GTGCAGTTGCGAGGAAGAACTGAAATAGCACCTGACCAGAGGGAGAAATTTTTGCAACGGCTCCAACAAGTACAACAGCAGGGACACAGCAACATTCTGGGCATGCCTCCGCTGGCAGGAGGAAACCATAAGCAGTTCTCTCCACAGCAGCAAAACCCACTCTTGCCACAG TTCAATGCTCCAACCGCATCAGTTGCTCCTCAAGGTGGTCTTGGATTAGGATTACAGACACCAGGTGTTAATGGTGCAGTGGCTGCCACTATTCAACAACCAAGTCCCATCCAACAGTCTAGTCCACAAG GAACTGGCCTTGCTAAACTGGaggagcagcagcaacagcagaaTATGCCCGATGATTCAACTGCTGAGCCTGCTTCTGTTACTGGAATTGGCAAGAGCACGAATGATGATGATTTGAAATCTCCACGCCCATTAGATGCTTCT GCTGGAGCAGCTGCTTCTTTCACTGAGCCTTCTCAAGTGCCTAGGGATACTGACCTATCTCCTGGACAACCTCTGCTGTCCGCTCAACCTTCTGCAAGCCTTGGTGTCATTGGGCGGAAGAGTGTTTCTGATCTTGGTGCTATAGGAGATTATCTCAGTGGATCAACTGTTAGTACTAATAGTGGAGGAATGCAGGATCAGTTATACAATCTCCAAATGCTTGAGGCTGCATATCACAGACTTCCTCAACCCAAGGACTCTGAACGGCTGAGGAGCTACGTTCCG aGACACCCTACTATGACACCTCCTAGCTTTCCTCAAGTACAGGCACCACTTGTCAATAACCCTCTCTTTTGGGAAAGATTAGGTCCTGATACACTTTTCTTTGCGTTTTACTATCAGCAG AACACCTATCAACAGTATTTAGCTGCAAAAGAGTTGAAAAAGCAATCTTGGAGATATCACAAGAAATACAATACATGGTTTCAGCGGCATGAGGAGCCGCAGATTGCAACTGATGAATTCGAGCAAGGAACTTAtgtctattttgatttccaTGTTTCAAATGATGACCTAAAACATGGATG GTGTCAAAGGATCAAGACTGAGTTCAGATTCGAGTATAACTACCTTGAAGACGAATTGATGTCGTAA
- the LOC104442756 gene encoding general negative regulator of transcription subunit 3 isoform X2, whose translation MGASRKLQGEIDRVLKKVQEGVDVFDSIWNKVYDTDNANQKEKFEAELKKEIKKLQRYRDQIKTWIQSSEIKDKKVSASYEQALVDARKLIEREMERFKICEKETKTKAFSKEGLGQQPKTDPREKAKSETRDWLNTVVGELETQIDIFEAEVEGLSVKKGKTKPARLTHLETSITRHKAHILKLELILRLLDNDELSPDQVNDVKEFLDDYVERNQDDFDEFSDVEELYSTLPLDKVESLEELVTIGPPGLIKATPLGLKTSLTATASQPTVGTTTTASHQQVTPAQEQVEELSSLDGSSDVPTKMPPAKINVVVSPSAAPAGQAIPVASNIPSHSVTGASTTTAGVPSVRGTSEIAGASSSTAGLASPIKEEENGNHPARRSSPALADAGLVRGIGKGPLSSQTLSNLPLSSNSVSSNAALGAVPSASDMAKRNILGADDRLGSSGLVQPPVSPFGNRQVLPQSMKANDGSALVDPASGVDNTAIASRVFSPPVVSNMPWRPGSSFPQNEALRGRTEIAPDQREKFLQRLQQVQQQGHSNILGMPPLAGGNHKQFSPQQQNPLLPQFNAPTASVAPQGGLGLGLQTPGVNGAVAATIQQPSPIQQSSPQGTGLAKLEEQQQQQNMPDDSTAEPASVTGIGKSTNDDDLKSPRPLDASAGAAASFTEPSQVPRDTDLSPGQPLLSAQPSASLGVIGRKSVSDLGAIGDYLSGSTVSTNSGGMQDQLYNLQMLEAAYHRLPQPKDSERLRSYVPRHPTMTPPSFPQVQAPLVNNPLFWERLGPDTLFFAFYYQQNTYQQYLAAKELKKQSWRYHKKYNTWFQRHEEPQIATDEFEQGTYVYFDFHVSNDDLKHGWCQRIKTEFRFEYNYLEDELMS comes from the exons ATGGGAGCCAGCCGGAAACTTCAGGGAGAGATCGACAGAGTGCTGAAGAAGGTCCAGGAGGGCGTCGACGTCTTCGACAGCATCTGGAACAAG GTTTACGACACGGACAATGCGAACCAGAAGGAGAAGTTCGAGGCGGAACTGAAGAAGGAGATTAAGAAGCTGCAGAGGTACAGGGACCAGATCAAGACGTGGATACAGTCCAGCGAAATCAAGGACAAGAAG GTTAGTGCCTCTTATGAGCAGGCTCTGGTGGATGCACGCAAGCTTATTGAGCGCGAAATGGAGAGATTTAAGATCTGCGAAAAGGAGACTAAAACAAAAGCATTCTCTAAGGAAGGGCTGGGTCAACAACCAAAAACT GATCCAAGAGAGAAGGCTAAATCAGAAACTAGGGACTGGTTGAACACAGTG GTTGGGGAATTGGAAACCCAGATTGATATCTTTGAAGCTGAGGTTGAGGGGCTATCtgttaagaaaggaaaaacaaaacctGCCAGATTG ACACATTTAGAGACATCTATTACTCGGCACAAGGCTCATATATTAAAGTTGGAACTGATTTTGAGACTTTTGGATAATGATGAATTGAGTCCTGACCAGGTCAATGATGTTAAGGAGTTCTTGGATGATTATGTTGAACGTAATCAG GACGATTTTGACGAATTCAGTGATGTTGAGGAACTCTATAGCACATTACCATTAGATAAGGTTGAATCTCTTGAAGAATTGGTAACCATTGGTCCTCCTGGTCTCATCAAG GCAACACCTCTAGGCTTAAAGACTTCTCTGACTGCAACAGCATCTCAACCAACAGTAGGG ACCACTACCACGGCCAGTCACCAACAAGTTACACCAGCCCAGGAACAAGTTGAGGAGTTGAGCTCTCTTGATGGCAGTTCTGATGTTCCCACAAAAATGCCACCTGCGAAAATTAATGTAGTGGTCTCTCCATCAGCAGCACCTGCTGGTCAGGCCATACCTGTTGCATCCAATATTCCTTCTCATAGCGTGACGGGAGCATCAACTACGACGGCAGGTGTACCTTCTGTTCGAGGTACTTCCGAAATTGCAGGTGCTTCTAGTTCAACTGCAGGCCTTGCTAGTCCAAttaaagaagaggaaaatgggAACCATCCTGCCCGTAGATCATCTCCGGCTTTAGCTGATGCTGGACTTGTTAGAGGAATAGGAAAGGGTCCTCTATCCAGCCAAACATTATCCAATCTTCCCCTATCAAGTAATTCTGTATCTAGCAATGCAGCCCTTGGTGCAGTTCCTTCTGCTTCTGACATGGCAAAGAGGAATATTTTAGGAGCTGATGATAGACTCGGTAGCAGTGGCTTGGTGCAGCCTCCAGTATCCCCGTTTGGTAACAGACAGGTTTTGCCACAAAGCATGAAGGCTAACGACGGAAGCGCCTTAGTTGATCCTGCTAGTGGTGTTGACAACACAGCAATAGCCAGCCGAGTATTTTCGCCTCCTGTAGTGTCCAATATGCCGTGGAGGCCTGGAAGTTCCTTTCCTCAGAATGAAGCG TTGCGAGGAAGAACTGAAATAGCACCTGACCAGAGGGAGAAATTTTTGCAACGGCTCCAACAAGTACAACAGCAGGGACACAGCAACATTCTGGGCATGCCTCCGCTGGCAGGAGGAAACCATAAGCAGTTCTCTCCACAGCAGCAAAACCCACTCTTGCCACAG TTCAATGCTCCAACCGCATCAGTTGCTCCTCAAGGTGGTCTTGGATTAGGATTACAGACACCAGGTGTTAATGGTGCAGTGGCTGCCACTATTCAACAACCAAGTCCCATCCAACAGTCTAGTCCACAAG GAACTGGCCTTGCTAAACTGGaggagcagcagcaacagcagaaTATGCCCGATGATTCAACTGCTGAGCCTGCTTCTGTTACTGGAATTGGCAAGAGCACGAATGATGATGATTTGAAATCTCCACGCCCATTAGATGCTTCT GCTGGAGCAGCTGCTTCTTTCACTGAGCCTTCTCAAGTGCCTAGGGATACTGACCTATCTCCTGGACAACCTCTGCTGTCCGCTCAACCTTCTGCAAGCCTTGGTGTCATTGGGCGGAAGAGTGTTTCTGATCTTGGTGCTATAGGAGATTATCTCAGTGGATCAACTGTTAGTACTAATAGTGGAGGAATGCAGGATCAGTTATACAATCTCCAAATGCTTGAGGCTGCATATCACAGACTTCCTCAACCCAAGGACTCTGAACGGCTGAGGAGCTACGTTCCG aGACACCCTACTATGACACCTCCTAGCTTTCCTCAAGTACAGGCACCACTTGTCAATAACCCTCTCTTTTGGGAAAGATTAGGTCCTGATACACTTTTCTTTGCGTTTTACTATCAGCAG AACACCTATCAACAGTATTTAGCTGCAAAAGAGTTGAAAAAGCAATCTTGGAGATATCACAAGAAATACAATACATGGTTTCAGCGGCATGAGGAGCCGCAGATTGCAACTGATGAATTCGAGCAAGGAACTTAtgtctattttgatttccaTGTTTCAAATGATGACCTAAAACATGGATG GTGTCAAAGGATCAAGACTGAGTTCAGATTCGAGTATAACTACCTTGAAGACGAATTGATGTCGTAA
- the LOC104442756 gene encoding general negative regulator of transcription subunit 3 isoform X3: protein MGASRKLQGEIDRVLKKVQEGVDVFDSIWNKVYDTDNANQKEKFEAELKKEIKKLQRYRDQIKTWIQSSEIKDKKALVDARKLIEREMERFKICEKETKTKAFSKEGLGQQPKTDPREKAKSETRDWLNTVVGELETQIDIFEAEVEGLSVKKGKTKPARLTHLETSITRHKAHILKLELILRLLDNDELSPDQVNDVKEFLDDYVERNQDDFDEFSDVEELYSTLPLDKVESLEELVTIGPPGLIKATPLGLKTSLTATASQPTVGTTTTASHQQVTPAQEQVEELSSLDGSSDVPTKMPPAKINVVVSPSAAPAGQAIPVASNIPSHSVTGASTTTAGVPSVRGTSEIAGASSSTAGLASPIKEEENGNHPARRSSPALADAGLVRGIGKGPLSSQTLSNLPLSSNSVSSNAALGAVPSASDMAKRNILGADDRLGSSGLVQPPVSPFGNRQVLPQSMKANDGSALVDPASGVDNTAIASRVFSPPVVSNMPWRPGSSFPQNEAVQLRGRTEIAPDQREKFLQRLQQVQQQGHSNILGMPPLAGGNHKQFSPQQQNPLLPQFNAPTASVAPQGGLGLGLQTPGVNGAVAATIQQPSPIQQSSPQGTGLAKLEEQQQQQNMPDDSTAEPASVTGIGKSTNDDDLKSPRPLDASAGAAASFTEPSQVPRDTDLSPGQPLLSAQPSASLGVIGRKSVSDLGAIGDYLSGSTVSTNSGGMQDQLYNLQMLEAAYHRLPQPKDSERLRSYVPRHPTMTPPSFPQVQAPLVNNPLFWERLGPDTLFFAFYYQQNTYQQYLAAKELKKQSWRYHKKYNTWFQRHEEPQIATDEFEQGTYVYFDFHVSNDDLKHGWCQRIKTEFRFEYNYLEDELMS from the exons ATGGGAGCCAGCCGGAAACTTCAGGGAGAGATCGACAGAGTGCTGAAGAAGGTCCAGGAGGGCGTCGACGTCTTCGACAGCATCTGGAACAAG GTTTACGACACGGACAATGCGAACCAGAAGGAGAAGTTCGAGGCGGAACTGAAGAAGGAGATTAAGAAGCTGCAGAGGTACAGGGACCAGATCAAGACGTGGATACAGTCCAGCGAAATCAAGGACAAGAAG GCTCTGGTGGATGCACGCAAGCTTATTGAGCGCGAAATGGAGAGATTTAAGATCTGCGAAAAGGAGACTAAAACAAAAGCATTCTCTAAGGAAGGGCTGGGTCAACAACCAAAAACT GATCCAAGAGAGAAGGCTAAATCAGAAACTAGGGACTGGTTGAACACAGTG GTTGGGGAATTGGAAACCCAGATTGATATCTTTGAAGCTGAGGTTGAGGGGCTATCtgttaagaaaggaaaaacaaaacctGCCAGATTG ACACATTTAGAGACATCTATTACTCGGCACAAGGCTCATATATTAAAGTTGGAACTGATTTTGAGACTTTTGGATAATGATGAATTGAGTCCTGACCAGGTCAATGATGTTAAGGAGTTCTTGGATGATTATGTTGAACGTAATCAG GACGATTTTGACGAATTCAGTGATGTTGAGGAACTCTATAGCACATTACCATTAGATAAGGTTGAATCTCTTGAAGAATTGGTAACCATTGGTCCTCCTGGTCTCATCAAG GCAACACCTCTAGGCTTAAAGACTTCTCTGACTGCAACAGCATCTCAACCAACAGTAGGG ACCACTACCACGGCCAGTCACCAACAAGTTACACCAGCCCAGGAACAAGTTGAGGAGTTGAGCTCTCTTGATGGCAGTTCTGATGTTCCCACAAAAATGCCACCTGCGAAAATTAATGTAGTGGTCTCTCCATCAGCAGCACCTGCTGGTCAGGCCATACCTGTTGCATCCAATATTCCTTCTCATAGCGTGACGGGAGCATCAACTACGACGGCAGGTGTACCTTCTGTTCGAGGTACTTCCGAAATTGCAGGTGCTTCTAGTTCAACTGCAGGCCTTGCTAGTCCAAttaaagaagaggaaaatgggAACCATCCTGCCCGTAGATCATCTCCGGCTTTAGCTGATGCTGGACTTGTTAGAGGAATAGGAAAGGGTCCTCTATCCAGCCAAACATTATCCAATCTTCCCCTATCAAGTAATTCTGTATCTAGCAATGCAGCCCTTGGTGCAGTTCCTTCTGCTTCTGACATGGCAAAGAGGAATATTTTAGGAGCTGATGATAGACTCGGTAGCAGTGGCTTGGTGCAGCCTCCAGTATCCCCGTTTGGTAACAGACAGGTTTTGCCACAAAGCATGAAGGCTAACGACGGAAGCGCCTTAGTTGATCCTGCTAGTGGTGTTGACAACACAGCAATAGCCAGCCGAGTATTTTCGCCTCCTGTAGTGTCCAATATGCCGTGGAGGCCTGGAAGTTCCTTTCCTCAGAATGAAGCG GTGCAGTTGCGAGGAAGAACTGAAATAGCACCTGACCAGAGGGAGAAATTTTTGCAACGGCTCCAACAAGTACAACAGCAGGGACACAGCAACATTCTGGGCATGCCTCCGCTGGCAGGAGGAAACCATAAGCAGTTCTCTCCACAGCAGCAAAACCCACTCTTGCCACAG TTCAATGCTCCAACCGCATCAGTTGCTCCTCAAGGTGGTCTTGGATTAGGATTACAGACACCAGGTGTTAATGGTGCAGTGGCTGCCACTATTCAACAACCAAGTCCCATCCAACAGTCTAGTCCACAAG GAACTGGCCTTGCTAAACTGGaggagcagcagcaacagcagaaTATGCCCGATGATTCAACTGCTGAGCCTGCTTCTGTTACTGGAATTGGCAAGAGCACGAATGATGATGATTTGAAATCTCCACGCCCATTAGATGCTTCT GCTGGAGCAGCTGCTTCTTTCACTGAGCCTTCTCAAGTGCCTAGGGATACTGACCTATCTCCTGGACAACCTCTGCTGTCCGCTCAACCTTCTGCAAGCCTTGGTGTCATTGGGCGGAAGAGTGTTTCTGATCTTGGTGCTATAGGAGATTATCTCAGTGGATCAACTGTTAGTACTAATAGTGGAGGAATGCAGGATCAGTTATACAATCTCCAAATGCTTGAGGCTGCATATCACAGACTTCCTCAACCCAAGGACTCTGAACGGCTGAGGAGCTACGTTCCG aGACACCCTACTATGACACCTCCTAGCTTTCCTCAAGTACAGGCACCACTTGTCAATAACCCTCTCTTTTGGGAAAGATTAGGTCCTGATACACTTTTCTTTGCGTTTTACTATCAGCAG AACACCTATCAACAGTATTTAGCTGCAAAAGAGTTGAAAAAGCAATCTTGGAGATATCACAAGAAATACAATACATGGTTTCAGCGGCATGAGGAGCCGCAGATTGCAACTGATGAATTCGAGCAAGGAACTTAtgtctattttgatttccaTGTTTCAAATGATGACCTAAAACATGGATG GTGTCAAAGGATCAAGACTGAGTTCAGATTCGAGTATAACTACCTTGAAGACGAATTGATGTCGTAA